GAACACCGTATTTAATTCCAATTTTTTATGAATTCCTCACAGACATCTATAATGCATTGTCCTTTGGCGATGGCgttgtatattaaatattgtcaGAGTCACAACCGAGAGACCCTTCGAAGCATTTATAATCAGATCGATGACTTTCATTCTCAAGCCATATGGTTTATCACTGAGAGTTATCAACAAAAGGTTTGCTCTAAATTAATCAACGATTGTCGCCCGAGTCGCAAACAATATTGTTGGTGTATTTTACAGAACATAATGTCCAGAGAATCATTGCTGCAATCCGCGCAGGAAAATTTCAAATTGGCCCGTAATGACACGAACGCGGCTTTAACGGAGGAACAAGTCAAATTGTTGCGTTATCAAAAGTCTCTGGAAGAGATGCTTCACGAATCGGTCGTTGGCAAGCCACTTCACGATACCGTCAAAATACTATTGTTACAGAACGAATTGAAATTAGCGGACAAACTAAGGTCAGAGTATCGGATATCGGATCGAAGGTGAGATCATACAAATCATACAAATTCTTCCAAATGTGCATACGATTAACATAAATCCCACAGGTATTGGTGGTTGCGTATACAATGTTTGGCAGAGAAAGGTATGTGGACTGAATTGGAGAAATTATCCAAGAGTAAAAAGTCTCCCATCGGTTACGAGGTACTAATCTTTAAACTCTCAATAGTTTTTTAGAACCAAGCAATTTCTTGAGATAACATCGTTTCTTTTCTTGTTGCAGCCGTTTATAGACGagtgtttaaaatataataaagacAGGGAAGCAAAGAAGTATTTACCCAAAGTGAAAGATGAACTGAGAGTGAAATATCTCGTCAAATTGAAGTAAGTATTATAGTAATAGCAACAAGTTTGTAATCTAACATAATAATGGATTGTAATCTTACAGAATGTTAGAGGAAGCAGTTCAAACGGCGGTTGAACAAAAAGATGTTTCTGCGTTAATGTTTATATTGGCGCAATGTGAACCGTCTGATAGATTACTGATCGACAAGATTAATAAGTACACAACTAgccttaaaaattaatttaatgtttttatatttacctTTCCTTTTCTCCTATAAATTTCGAACAAATAAGTAAAGAAAACCGTATAAAGATATAACATACAGTATGTATGATAGAATAATAACGAGATGATGCAATGGAATATATTAACATGTAAAtagttaaaaatatattaaaaagtaAATAGACTCAATTTTTTTACAAGTATCGTAAATATTTCGTTATGACAATGTATAAAACATAAATTAATATCTcctttaatataaattaaattaatatctcCCAAAACTCATGAGCGACTATAAAATCTGTATGTGTTTCGACTGGGTTCACGACTACTAGTAGTTCAATTTCCTCACTCATACTCAACTATTCGCTCGTAAGCAATATAACAGTCTTATTCGTGACTACAACTAATTGTTACTTCCTGCTTTCGAGTATACTTATATACCTGGTATTACGTATATAACCTCCTTTATACTTACAAAATATTGACTTTCTTTAAATTGTTCCCtgttaataaacaatttaaatgtTGGAAAATAATCTATACACCTTTCACTACAGTTTTAGAATGGCTCTGAAATCACGATAGCTGCAGAATCAAAAGTCCATTTATTGTCTATTTATATTTCACTTAACTGTGTACATAAAAATAGATTGAAACTATACGTGTCTTGCTGATCACTCATCAATGATGCAAATTGGACACAAGTTTCATAACAAAATAATATGTCTTAGACTTAAATGGCTAGAAATAATActagaatatataatatccgCTTAGTATGTTGGGGCTGGAGATTTTGGTTGTTGTCCATAATGAGGAGAGAGGAactaaaaatacaaaatatatagtCCATTAATCAAAAATAGCATTTACATGCTTGACGATACGATCATGTTCTTGGTTTTAGCGTACGATCAATGTACCTTGTATTGCTTGTCCTTAAATTCGTTCCATGGTTCAGGATTTTTCTTTGGCACCCACGAAACATCGGGATTACGAGCGGCAAGGCGTATCAAATAAAATGCCGATCCACATGCTCCTGCAGCAATGCAGAAGAATAATGGGAGCAGCTGATAACAGACAAAAATTATAGTGTCAGTGTTATACGCACAATTTCGGTTCTCATTTTGCTCACCATCGGATGCTTTTTTATCCCAGCTAGGGAAAGACCTTCCATTTTAGCCATTTTGTTAAACTAGAATGTTGCAATTACGATGAGTTCCGTCACACACGCAACGCAATTTCTGCCCGCCGCAGTGCTTCAGCTTTCACGCTACGTATGCACTGAATCGCGATTCAGGCATCACGTACGTATGTACATATTACACACACATGTACTTAACCACAATTTGTTGTAGCTCATTGCGATACAGTCCAAACACTATGTCGTTTTCACAATAAATCGTTGCGTataaatcattatatatatataatactgttGGCAATAACAATCGACTGCTAGtggtttttatttatttagtagtATAAATAAATGCTTGTATACTTTTAAAGTCTGCATCCACCATAAATacatttcacaagcatttgaattcCAGGCCCAAGTCGTTCACAAAAAGGAACGCATCTGACATATGCATATGCATGTGCGTGTACATACATACGTGGAGCACGTAATGTATGTAGGTATGTACTAAGCATTTATGCATCTGAAATAAATTGCACACAACACACAACAAATCATATGTTATCGCGTTCGAACAAACCGTAATTGTAAATTATTGAACGTCGAATGGTGGTGATCTCTAACAAAACATGAAAAtcattgaaaataattaatcgAGATATGCTTGTTTACACCGTAGattcaaccttctacatatcggTAATTGTTTCATGATGGTATTTTATGAGtaaaagataatttttacaatttgaggtctgtataaatataaatgttgaTCTCAGCCACCTGAGCGAATGCGAAGATGCGCGAGAGGCGAATCGAATAATTGGTACGTAAATTTTTGCTTGAAATGTGGTGTATCTTAGAGTGGTCTGTCAAAATTTTATCGACGTCGACCGATTGATTATTAGTGTCAGTATAATCGAACGCAAgaatgaatttcttttcttgacatatttaaaaaaaagtcaATAAAGACGTGACTGGGTGATACACTAATCCGAACGATAAGCGGGATGGGGTTTTCTACAAGTCTACAAGGACAAGCGTTCCACGAGGCTCTGCTCGGTCGTCAGGATGCCGAGATCAAGCTTCTCGAAACGATGAAACGATGTTTGACGATGAAAGTCAAATCGGATCGCGAATACGCTTCGACGATTTCCTCTCTAGCAGTGCAAGGAAAGAAGATCGAGCGAAACGAAGATCTCATCGGTAGTCTCATAGCACAGGTACTTTTTCAAAGTTTGCAGTTCATCTAGCCTGCTTCGAGGTTTAAGATTAGAATAGTTTTATTTTGCGACACATTCTAGAGTTGGAGAGATATTATGGATTCTGTCGATCAAACAGCTAAATTAATCAAACAGCAGGCAGACCAGGTTGACAATATAGTGGTTGAACACATTACAATATTATGTGCAGAGAGAAGGAAAACCAGGAAACTGTATCAGGAAGAACAGACATGGTTGAGTAATCAGTTTCAACAGGTATGCAATCAGATGTATATCGACATACTGCGTATATGTAAATATTGTATCTAAATGAAATTTTATGGCATTGTTTAGTTAACCGAAGATGTTGCCAGAAAGAAATTGGAATATCAGAAAAATCTAGAGGTGTATAAGCTAATGAGATCTCGTTTTGaagaatattatgttaaatgtAAGCATTTTCGGTATTTGTTTGTGACATTTTGCTATATTTTGTGATATATTTAGCAGGCAGAGTAGGTAGAAAATTGGATGAAGTAAGGGAGAAATATCAGAAGGCCTGCAGAAAACTTCATCTCACACACAACGAATATGTGTTACTCCTGGGTGCTGTAACAGAATGTGAACATGACTTGAGAACATCTTATTTGCCAAGTCTCCTTCATCGACAGCAGACAATCCATCAAGAACTGGTAACATCTTGGTAAGTAATTCTGTTACTGTATCTGGAATAATTTATGCTGTACTTCCTACTTTTGCATCGTAGATCGCTAATCTAATTTGTGTAAAATCTATATGCAAGCACATAGTTACGTACAAGGTAAatgtcaataataataatggtcaTTTTGATAATGGTCATTTTGAAAACAAAGAAATAATATTGTCTATTTGTGGTAGGAAAGCCATACTCCAGGATGTAGTGAAGTATTCTGATTTTACAACGGATAAATTTCAAGAGATACATCTGCGAATGCAGAAAGCCGTTGATTTGGTGAAACCCATGGAAGAGTGTAGGGACTTCATGGGAGAACATAGGTACTTGTAACTTTGTAGTTGCTTTTGTTTTGATATAATTAACATGCAACAACTCTACATTTGGTAACGATCGATGCAGAACACGATCAGCATCGCCGATAAGATTCACGTTCGATGAGAACCTTGTAGACGATACCTCGGGGAAATTATTGCCAAATAGGTTGACAGTCGACAATCTAACAATAGATTGGTTACGAAATCGGTTAACAGAACTGGAAACTTCTCTGAAAGCGACTCAACAGAACCGTCAGAATCCTCAGCATCCATCCGAAAATAACAGCGACTCTAAGTAAagcttttatattatcaaaacgAGTGTGTATGTGATTGAGACGAAATCTGATTAACCATTCAACATTATCAGGGCATCGATTCTGGATTATACCCGTGAGAGAGAAGAACTACGTTTACGTTGCCAGGAGAAGAAGCTTCAACGACAAGTGGACGTTATTAGATCGGCTTTGAATGAGTTAGGTTGCGAGGAATTACCATTAGGATACGATCTTTCCATGGAAAGTACCTTCGTTGATTCGCCTACAATCAGTAAGGTAATTGGAATTGTGTTCATTGATCAGGAAAAATCTTCTTACTATTATAAATACGTCTTCTATCTCACTCTTGCATTACCGGACTACGCCTAATACTATTTAGTATCGAAAGACTACTATTTGTTAGTACTACTACACTTTCAGAAAGCCAGAATGCCAGATATCCGTTTCTGCACGTTGCGAAGGAATCAACGGTTCATGACAATATTTAAGACTCCTTTCAAATCTTTACCAATGATAAACAATACAGCAGATGGAATGATTAGATCAAGCAGTGAAAGTCCTGCTTCAAAACCGAATAGTACTTTACCAGTTGTATGTTCTTTCCGTATTTGTTACACGCGTAAATATGGTTTGCTGCACATCTGCTTGAACAATACCGCTTCTTTTGCATTGTTTGTAATGTCGAACATTTGCTGGAGAAGACGTGGAAAAGAAATGTACCAAGTTTGACAACGACCTCCAAATTTTTGTTTTGCTTTTTTATCACCTTtggtattaatattgataatgatATTAACAGTACTAAATGGTCAACATTAACATATTAAGCATGTTCAATTTCGTACAAATTGACCGAGTCCGAATATTTTTCAGCTAACATGGACGTGATGAAATCTCaatattgtaattgtaataGACATTTCGTATAAAGTATAATCTGATTCCGTtgattaattaaaaaatgtttctagGCCCCGGTACGTGGAAATTCACATTTGACGAATAATCAAAAAGGAAATGGAAACGGCGATCTTATGGAGGAGGAATGGTTTCATGGCGTACTGCCAAGAGAAGAGGTAGTAAGATTACTAGTGAACGAAGGAGACTTCTTAGTACGCGAAACAACAAGAAACGACGAGTGCCAAATAGTTTTATCTGTTTGTTGGGATGGGCATAAACATTTTATTGTACAGACAACCACCGAGGTAAGAATGCGCATATATCATAACTTTATAAGGGCATCTGTAATGCATAAAGCTGACGATtttgtttatttcaattttagggACATTATAGATTCGAAGGTCCTACGTTTCCGTCGATTCAGGAGTTGATTAGACATCAATGGTTATCCGGACTACCCGTAACTAGCCGGTCCGGAGCTATTCTCAAAACGCCGATCTTGCGTGAACGTTGGGAACTCAATAACGATGATGTAATTCTTCTAGAAAAAATAGGACGGGTATATTGAAATTTAAAAAGGAAGCAGTCGCGAAGAAAACCTTATAGAGCGATTTTCACTTTCGTAGAACTTGCACAAAATTTAATCAAGATTCGTTTGTTTGTAGGGTAACTTTGGGGATGTATATAAAGCGCAGCTTAAATCTTGTAAGACTGAAGTAGCTGTAAAAACCTGCAAAGTAACGTTACCCGATGAACAAAAACGTAAATTCTTGCAGGAAGGACGAATATTAAAGCAATACGATCATCCAAATGTAGTGAAACTTATTGGAATTTGTGTTCAAAAACAGCCGATCATGATCGTTATGGAATTGGTACCCGGTATGTAAATAATTTAAAGCGAGACCGTATTCATTCATTAATTCGAatagacgaacgaacgaatgtatatatgtatacgacAGGTGGTTCCTTGCTAACATATTTAAGAAAAAGTTCTGGCAGTATTACGCAACAAGAACAGCTTCGTATGTGTAAAGACGCAGCGGCAGGTATGCGCTACTTGGAATCTAAATACTGCATTCACAGAGACTTAGCAGCACGAAATTGTCTCGtaggtaaataaataaaataccttTTTGTTATACGACTATTACATGATAATTTTCTTAAGAGAACAGGAAAAGATACCGTGTAACCTTGGATTTTAGGATACGAGTCCATAGTAAAAATTTCAGACTTTGGTATGTCACGAGAGGAAGAAGAATACATAGTTTCGGATGGTATGAAACAAATTCCGATTAAATGGACCGCTCCGGAAGCATTGAATTTTGGTATTTCATAGAGACAATAATACATCACACTTtaaaaatgatgtgtttcagtATTTCAATTCTCTTcagatttgaaatattattttgtaatcgTTATACTTGATACAGGTAAATACACATCCCTATGCGACGTTTGGAGTTACGGAGTACTGATGTGGGAAATATTTTCAAAGGGCGGAAATCCTTACAGCGGAATGTCTAATGCTCAGGCCCGTGAGAAAATAGATGCGGGTAATATATATGTTTCAATGTGCTTTTGTAGACGGTTTCTCTCGATACTTGAATTCGAAT
The window above is part of the Megalopta genalis isolate 19385.01 chromosome 2, iyMegGena1_principal, whole genome shotgun sequence genome. Proteins encoded here:
- the FER gene encoding tyrosine-protein kinase Fer isoform X1, which produces MGFSTSLQGQAFHEALLGRQDAEIKLLETMKRCLTMKVKSDREYASTISSLAVQGKKIERNEDLIGSLIAQSWRDIMDSVDQTAKLIKQQADQVDNIVVEHITILCAERRKTRKLYQEEQTWLSNQFQQLTEDVARKKLEYQKNLEVYKLMRSRFEEYYVKSGRVGRKLDEVREKYQKACRKLHLTHNEYVLLLGAVTECEHDLRTSYLPSLLHRQQTIHQELVTSWKAILQDVVKYSDFTTDKFQEIHLRMQKAVDLVKPMEECRDFMGEHRTRSASPIRFTFDENLVDDTSGKLLPNRLTVDNLTIDWLRNRLTELETSLKATQQNRQNPQHPSENNSDSKASILDYTREREELRLRCQEKKLQRQVDVIRSALNELGCEELPLGYDLSMESTFVDSPTISKKARMPDIRFCTLRRNQRFMTIFKTPFKSLPMINNTADGMIRSSSESPASKPNSTLPVAPVRGNSHLTNNQKGNGNGDLMEEEWFHGVLPREEVVRLLVNEGDFLVRETTRNDECQIVLSVCWDGHKHFIVQTTTEGHYRFEGPTFPSIQELIRHQWLSGLPVTSRSGAILKTPILRERWELNNDDVILLEKIGRGNFGDVYKAQLKSCKTEVAVKTCKVTLPDEQKRKFLQEGRILKQYDHPNVVKLIGICVQKQPIMIVMELVPGGSLLTYLRKSSGSITQQEQLRMCKDAAAGMRYLESKYCIHRDLAARNCLVGYESIVKISDFGMSREEEEYIVSDGMKQIPIKWTAPEALNFGKYTSLCDVWSYGVLMWEIFSKGGNPYSGMSNAQAREKIDAGYRMPAPENTPDEIYRLMLRCWEYEPEKRPHFDHIYTVVETLSQAYL
- the FER gene encoding tyrosine-protein kinase Fer isoform X5; its protein translation is MGFSTSLQGQAFHEALLGRQDAEIKLLETMKRCLTMKVKSDREYASTISSLAVQGKKIERNEDLIGSLIAQSWRDIMDSVDQTAKLIKQQADQVDNIVVEHITILCAERRKTRKLYQEEQTWLSNQFQQLTEDVARKKLEYQKNLEVYKLMRSRFEEYYVKSGRVGRKLDEVREKYQKACRKLHLTHNEYVLLLGAVTECEHDLRTSYLPSLLHRQQTIHQELVTSWKAILQDVVKYSDFTTDKFQEIHLRMQKAVDLVKPMEECRDFMGEHRTRSASPIRFTFDENLVDDTSGKLLPNRLTVDNLTIDWLRNRLTELETSLKATQQNRQNPQHPSENNSDSKASILDYTREREELRLRCQEKKLQRQVDVIRSALNELGCEELPLGYDLSMESTFVDSPTISKAPVRGNSHLTNNQKGNGNGDLMEEEWFHGVLPREEVVRLLVNEGDFLVRETTRNDECQIVLSVCWDGHKHFIVQTTTEGHYRFEGPTFPSIQELIRHQWLSGLPVTSRSGAILKTPILRERWELNNDDVILLEKIGRGNFGDVYKAQLKSCKTEVAVKTCKVTLPDEQKRKFLQEGRILKQYDHPNVVKLIGICVQKQPIMIVMELVPGGSLLTYLRKSSGSITQQEQLRMCKDAAAGMRYLESKYCIHRDLAARNCLVGYESIVKISDFGMSREEEEYIVSDGMKQIPIKWTAPEALNFGKYTSLCDVWSYGVLMWEIFSKGGNPYSGMSNAQAREKIDAGYRMPAPENTPDEIYRLMLRCWEYEPEKRPHFDHIYTVVETLSQAYL
- the FER gene encoding tyrosine-protein kinase Fer isoform X3; the protein is MGFSTSLQGQAFHEALLGRQDAEIKLLETMKRCLTMKVKSDREYASTISSLAVQGKKIERNEDLIGSLIAQSWRDIMDSVDQTAKLIKQQADQVDNIVVEHITILCAERRKTRKLYQEEQTWLSNQFQQLTEDVARKKLEYQKNLEVYKLMRSRFEEYYVKSGRVGRKLDEVREKYQKACRKLHLTHNEYVLLLGAVTECEHDLRTSYLPSLLHRQQTIHQELVTSWKAILQDVVKYSDFTTDKFQEIHLRMQKAVDLVKPMEECRDFMGEHRTRSASPIRFTFDENLVDDTSGKLLPNRLTVDNLTIDWLRNRLTELETSLKATQQNRQNPQHPSENNSDSKASILDYTREREELRLRCQEKKLQRQVDVIRSALNELGCEELPLGYDLSMESTFVDSPTISKKARMPDIRFCTLRRNQRFMTIFKTPFKSLPMINNTADGMIRSSSESPASKPNSTLPVAPVRGNSHLTNNQKGNGNGDLMEEEWFHGVLPREEVVRLLVNEGDFLVRETTRNDECQIVLSVCWDGHKHFIVQTTTEGHYRFEGPTFPSIQELIRHQWLSGLPVTSRSGAILKTPILRERWELNNDDGNFGDVYKAQLKSCKTEVAVKTCKVTLPDEQKRKFLQEGRILKQYDHPNVVKLIGICVQKQPIMIVMELVPGGSLLTYLRKSSGSITQQEQLRMCKDAAAGMRYLESKYCIHRDLAARNCLVGYESIVKISDFGMSREEEEYIVSDGMKQIPIKWTAPEALNFGKYTSLCDVWSYGVLMWEIFSKGGNPYSGMSNAQAREKIDAGYRMPAPENTPDEIYRLMLRCWEYEPEKRPHFDHIYTVVETLSQAYL
- the FER gene encoding tyrosine-protein kinase Fer isoform X4; protein product: MGFSTSLQGQAFHEALLGRQDAEIKLLETMKRCLTMKVKSDREYASTISSLAVQGKKIERNEDLIGSLIAQSWRDIMDSVDQTAKLIKQQADQVDNIVVEHITILCAERRKTRKLYQEEQTWLSNQFQQLTEDVARKKLEYQKNLEVYKLMRSRFEEYYVKSGRVGRKLDEVREKYQKACRKLHLTHNEYVLLLGAVTECEHDLRTSYLPSLLHRQQTIHQELVTSWKAILQDVVKYSDFTTDKFQEIHLRMQKAVDLVKPMEECRDFMGEHRTRSASPIRFTFDENLVDDTSGKLLPNRLTVDNLTIDWLRNRLTELETSLKATQQNRQNPQHPSENNSDSKASILDYTREREELRLRCQEKKLQRQVDVIRSALNELGCEELPLGYDLSMESTFVDSPTISKKARMPDIRFCTLRRNQRFMTIFKTPFKSLPMINNTADGMIRSSSESPASKPNSTLPVAPVRGNSHLTNNQKGNGNGDLMEEEWFHGVLPREEVVRLLVNEGDFLVRETTRNDECQIVLSVCWDGHKHFIVQTTTEGHYRFEGPTFPSIQELIRHQWLSGLPVTSRSGAILKTPILRERWELNNDDEGRILKQYDHPNVVKLIGICVQKQPIMIVMELVPGGSLLTYLRKSSGSITQQEQLRMCKDAAAGMRYLESKYCIHRDLAARNCLVGYESIVKISDFGMSREEEEYIVSDGMKQIPIKWTAPEALNFGKYTSLCDVWSYGVLMWEIFSKGGNPYSGMSNAQAREKIDAGYRMPAPENTPDEIYRLMLRCWEYEPEKRPHFDHIYTVVETLSQAYL
- the FER gene encoding tyrosine-protein kinase Fer isoform X7 is translated as MQKAVDLVKPMEECRDFMGEHRTRSASPIRFTFDENLVDDTSGKLLPNRLTVDNLTIDWLRNRLTELETSLKATQQNRQNPQHPSENNSDSKASILDYTREREELRLRCQEKKLQRQVDVIRSALNELGCEELPLGYDLSMESTFVDSPTISKKARMPDIRFCTLRRNQRFMTIFKTPFKSLPMINNTADGMIRSSSESPASKPNSTLPVAPVRGNSHLTNNQKGNGNGDLMEEEWFHGVLPREEVVRLLVNEGDFLVRETTRNDECQIVLSVCWDGHKHFIVQTTTEGHYRFEGPTFPSIQELIRHQWLSGLPVTSRSGAILKTPILRERWELNNDDVILLEKIGRGNFGDVYKAQLKSCKTEVAVKTCKVTLPDEQKRKFLQEGRILKQYDHPNVVKLIGICVQKQPIMIVMELVPGGSLLTYLRKSSGSITQQEQLRMCKDAAAGMRYLESKYCIHRDLAARNCLVGYESIVKISDFGMSREEEEYIVSDGMKQIPIKWTAPEALNFGKYTSLCDVWSYGVLMWEIFSKGGNPYSGMSNAQAREKIDAGYRMPAPENTPDEIYRLMLRCWEYEPEKRPHFDHIYTVVETLSQAYL
- the FER gene encoding tyrosine-protein kinase Fer isoform X6; amino-acid sequence: MGFSTSLQGQAFHEALLGRQDAEIKLLETMKRCLTMKVKSDREYASTISSLAVQGKKIERNEDLIGSLIAQSWRDIMDSVDQTAKLIKQQADQVDNIVVEHITILCAERRKTRKLYQEEQTWLSNQFQQLTEDVARKKLEYQKNLEVYKLMRSRFEEYYVKSGRVGRKLDEVREKYQKACRKLHLTHNEYVLLLGAVTECEHDLRTSYLPSLLHRQQTIHQELVTSWKAILQDVVKYSDFTTDKFQEIHLRMQKAVDLVKPMEECRDFMGEHRTRSASPIRFTFDENLVDDTSGKLLPNRLTVDNLTIDWLRNRLTELETSLKATQQNRQNPQHPSENNSDSKASILDYTREREELRLRCQEKKLQRQVDVIRSALNELGCEELPLGYDLSMESTFVDSPTISKKARMPDIRFCTLRRNQRFMTIFKTPFKSLPMINNTADGMIRSSSESPASKPNSTLPVAPVRGNSHLTNNQKGNGNGDLMEEEWFHGVLPREEVVRLLVNEGDFLVRETTRNDECQIVLSVCWDGHKHFIVQTTTEGHYRFEGPTFPSIQELIRHQWLSGLPVTSRSGAILKTPILRERWELNNDDVILLEKIGRGNFGDVYKAQLKSCKTEVAVKTCKVTLPDEQKRKFLQEGRILKQYDHPNVVKLIGICVQKQPIMIVMELVPGGSLLTYLRKSSGSITQQEQLRMCKDAAAGMRYLESKYCIHRDLAARNCLVENRKRYRVTLDFRIRVHSKNFRLWYVTRGRRIHSFGWYETNSD
- the ND-MLRQ gene encoding NADH dehydrogenase (ubiquinone) MLRQ subunit; its protein translation is MAKMEGLSLAGIKKHPMLLPLFFCIAAGACGSAFYLIRLAARNPDVSWVPKKNPEPWNEFKDKQYKFLSPHYGQQPKSPAPTY
- the FER gene encoding tyrosine-protein kinase Fer isoform X2, with translation MGFSTSLQGQAFHEALLGRQDAEIKLLETMKRCLTMKVKSDREYASTISSLAVQGKKIERNEDLIGSLIAQSWRDIMDSVDQTAKLIKQQADQVDNIVVEHITILCAERRKTRKLYQEEQTWLSNQFQQLTEDVARKKLEYQKNLEVYKLMRSRFEEYYVKCRVGRKLDEVREKYQKACRKLHLTHNEYVLLLGAVTECEHDLRTSYLPSLLHRQQTIHQELVTSWKAILQDVVKYSDFTTDKFQEIHLRMQKAVDLVKPMEECRDFMGEHRTRSASPIRFTFDENLVDDTSGKLLPNRLTVDNLTIDWLRNRLTELETSLKATQQNRQNPQHPSENNSDSKASILDYTREREELRLRCQEKKLQRQVDVIRSALNELGCEELPLGYDLSMESTFVDSPTISKKARMPDIRFCTLRRNQRFMTIFKTPFKSLPMINNTADGMIRSSSESPASKPNSTLPVAPVRGNSHLTNNQKGNGNGDLMEEEWFHGVLPREEVVRLLVNEGDFLVRETTRNDECQIVLSVCWDGHKHFIVQTTTEGHYRFEGPTFPSIQELIRHQWLSGLPVTSRSGAILKTPILRERWELNNDDVILLEKIGRGNFGDVYKAQLKSCKTEVAVKTCKVTLPDEQKRKFLQEGRILKQYDHPNVVKLIGICVQKQPIMIVMELVPGGSLLTYLRKSSGSITQQEQLRMCKDAAAGMRYLESKYCIHRDLAARNCLVGYESIVKISDFGMSREEEEYIVSDGMKQIPIKWTAPEALNFGKYTSLCDVWSYGVLMWEIFSKGGNPYSGMSNAQAREKIDAGYRMPAPENTPDEIYRLMLRCWEYEPEKRPHFDHIYTVVETLSQAYL